In Gimesia sp., the following are encoded in one genomic region:
- a CDS encoding TrkA C-terminal domain-containing protein has product MIFNEYVELSLSVDYSAGIQISAPGARERCRAIEELVVLFAVIGIGLILGKISIRGISLGSSGVIFAGLLAGHWGYQVSPEKGLAGVVLFIYCLGIGAGPSFLQMFLNRGKALALLAGVMLSSALLAVWLMGRLFKLSPDLASGLFAGALTSTPALAAATEKLPAGSDVAVGFGIAYPFGVIGVILFIQILPRWFPGGIERALNESTAARGDIIREVVEVQNRNLVGKRLRDVTILAKSNCQVSRLIVEGQPRPIPKEFQLELGQLLLVIGRTGQIETVIEALGTRCPDAQYVLDVERQRRNIVITCKEVVGRTLKDLHFRSRFGVTIARITRQNIEFVPGSEQTLHYGDILRAVGEPEDLERFATAVGHRARTADETDLIILAGGLILGMILGRLSLSLGGQSFSLGMAGGPLLVGLLLGHFGQFGGLSVRMPRAGRLLLGELGLTVFLAQAGCQAGGNFVEVVRANGLTMCLAAAVVVVMPLLSGFLAARYWLRLNLLETAGGLCGAMTSTPGLGAVTSAIDSSVPATSYATVYPVALVLVTLLAPILIALL; this is encoded by the coding sequence GTGATATTTAATGAATACGTAGAACTGAGCTTGTCTGTTGACTATAGTGCGGGCATTCAAATTAGCGCTCCGGGAGCCAGGGAAAGGTGCAGAGCCATCGAAGAGCTTGTCGTTTTATTTGCTGTAATCGGTATCGGTCTGATACTGGGAAAAATTTCGATCCGTGGGATATCACTGGGGAGTTCAGGCGTGATCTTCGCCGGTCTGCTGGCGGGGCACTGGGGATACCAGGTTTCGCCGGAGAAGGGTCTGGCTGGAGTGGTCCTGTTTATCTACTGCCTGGGCATCGGCGCGGGGCCCAGTTTTCTGCAGATGTTTCTGAATCGTGGCAAAGCGCTGGCGCTGCTGGCCGGAGTCATGCTGAGTTCGGCTCTGCTGGCCGTCTGGCTCATGGGGCGTCTCTTCAAGTTGAGTCCCGATCTGGCGAGCGGCCTGTTTGCGGGAGCCCTGACGAGTACGCCGGCGCTCGCTGCGGCGACAGAGAAGCTACCCGCCGGTTCGGATGTCGCGGTTGGATTCGGAATCGCCTACCCCTTTGGTGTGATCGGGGTGATTCTCTTCATTCAGATTCTACCCCGCTGGTTTCCCGGTGGAATTGAACGCGCCTTGAACGAATCGACTGCGGCCCGCGGCGATATCATTCGCGAAGTGGTCGAAGTCCAGAACAGAAATCTGGTGGGGAAGCGACTTCGGGACGTGACCATTTTGGCGAAATCCAACTGCCAGGTCTCACGCTTGATCGTGGAGGGGCAACCGCGACCGATTCCGAAAGAATTTCAACTGGAACTGGGACAGCTCTTGCTGGTCATCGGCCGGACGGGGCAGATCGAGACTGTGATTGAAGCGTTGGGAACCCGCTGTCCCGACGCGCAATACGTACTCGATGTGGAGCGGCAGCGTCGTAATATTGTGATTACGTGTAAAGAGGTAGTGGGACGCACGCTCAAGGATCTGCATTTTCGGTCACGCTTTGGTGTGACGATAGCGCGTATTACCCGTCAGAATATCGAGTTCGTTCCCGGTTCAGAACAGACTCTGCATTACGGAGATATTCTGCGTGCGGTGGGAGAGCCGGAGGATCTGGAACGTTTTGCGACGGCCGTTGGTCACCGGGCTCGCACTGCGGATGAAACGGACCTCATCATCCTGGCGGGAGGACTGATTCTAGGAATGATCCTGGGGCGGTTGAGTCTTTCGCTGGGAGGTCAGTCGTTTTCCCTCGGTATGGCAGGAGGACCGTTGCTGGTGGGGTTACTGCTGGGGCACTTCGGTCAGTTTGGTGGATTGTCAGTTCGCATGCCGCGTGCAGGCCGGTTGTTGCTGGGTGAACTCGGGCTGACGGTCTTTCTCGCACAGGCGGGCTGTCAGGCGGGAGGGAATTTCGTGGAAGTGGTCCGCGCAAATGGATTGACGATGTGCCTGGCTGCAGCGGTGGTGGTTGTGATGCCGCTCTTGTCCGGGTTTCTCGCGGCGCGGTACTGGCTGCGTCTGAATCTGCTGGAGACAGCCGGGGGCCTGTGTGGCGCGATGACATCCACACCCGGTCTGGGAGCGGTTACGTCTGCCATTGATTCGAGTGTGCCGGCGACGAGTTATGCAACCGTCTATCCGGTGGCCCTGGTATTGGTGACACTGTTGGCACCGATTTTGATTGCGTTGTTGTAG
- a CDS encoding sialidase family protein: MKNASLLCVACLVLLCLAAPLQANDKPVQLKLESVQKIWDKDPHNAFTGLTRFKDKWYCVFRTGKAHVSPDGALQVLESKDGKDWKPVARITSETADLRDAKISVTPEGQLMLSGAGALHQPAPCRHQSMSWFSDDGKHWSKAHTIGDPNLWLWGNKWHDGDVYSIGYHTGKEGPRFTRLYKSSDGKNFETVVDKLIDEGYSNESSLVFTKDNTCYCLLRRDGKGATGLLGISKPPYTKWEWKDLGIKIGGPELFQLPDGRFLATVRLYSPKVRTSICQLDVENGKLTELLALPSGGDTSYANMVLHDGLLNVSYYSSHEGKTSIYFAKVSYK, translated from the coding sequence ATGAAAAACGCCTCGCTCCTCTGCGTCGCCTGCCTGGTCCTGCTCTGTCTGGCAGCGCCACTACAGGCCAACGACAAACCGGTTCAGTTGAAGCTGGAAAGTGTCCAGAAAATCTGGGACAAAGATCCTCACAACGCTTTCACCGGACTGACCCGCTTCAAAGACAAATGGTACTGCGTGTTCCGTACCGGGAAAGCACATGTCTCCCCCGACGGTGCCCTGCAGGTCCTCGAATCCAAAGATGGTAAAGACTGGAAACCGGTCGCCCGTATTACGTCCGAGACCGCTGACCTCCGCGATGCGAAAATCAGCGTCACGCCCGAGGGGCAGCTCATGCTCAGTGGTGCCGGGGCTCTGCACCAGCCTGCCCCCTGTCGGCATCAGTCGATGTCCTGGTTCTCCGATGACGGCAAGCACTGGTCCAAAGCTCATACCATCGGCGATCCCAACCTCTGGCTCTGGGGCAATAAGTGGCACGATGGAGACGTCTACAGCATCGGTTATCATACCGGTAAGGAAGGCCCTCGCTTCACTCGTCTTTACAAGAGCAGTGATGGCAAGAATTTTGAAACGGTTGTCGACAAGCTGATTGACGAGGGATACTCCAACGAAAGCTCCCTGGTCTTTACCAAAGATAATACCTGCTACTGCCTGCTCAGACGGGACGGAAAAGGTGCCACCGGCCTGCTCGGTATTTCAAAGCCCCCCTACACCAAATGGGAATGGAAGGACCTGGGCATCAAAATCGGCGGACCGGAACTGTTCCAGTTGCCCGACGGTCGCTTTCTGGCCACCGTGCGCCTCTACTCCCCCAAAGTGCGGACATCAATTTGCCAGCTCGACGTGGAAAACGGCAAGCTCACCGAACTGCTCGCGCTCCCCAGTGGCGGTGACACCAGCTACGCGAACATGGTCCTGCATGATGGCCTGCTGAACGTGAGCTACTATTCCAGCCACGAAGGCAAAACATCCATCTATTTTGCCAAAGTCAGTTATAAATAA
- a CDS encoding family 10 glycosylhydrolase gives MIYQLPYILSLALSFTTGTETVLDDFNYTTSSAARQAWTELKGTLPLAMQKTGSQNVLLLSAPFQSNRDIPRAGIDKQLNQSLTAPGLFTIDVKPASPDSNHQVSLYFKSGPGWYSTTARIKGSDWQTLRFPKGDFRGEDKPRGWDKIETVRLVVWRESDSEPDTHFQFRNLKAITGDVTIVVPDLSQKQKERDTFAAADRIEAFLETSGIGCDRISESELSLNTLGSRSIAILPFNPRISSQACGVLNQFMERGGKVYLNFNIPTALEKNLGIKKGSYFKPDSPGGLASIHLQDAGILGLPAEVKQASWNLVTATPTGHNARIVGEWFDDTGKPTGKPALIVSDRGAYFSHLILGDDPVQKQALLTALMAHFQPRLWDAIAAGTIRQAEQVGPFHSFDELRRSIVSTVTPQQSKVLAARDLDRTSALLVRAKQLLQKKEAFQAIAFARRCREERVKIYLLTRASPPREARAFWDHSPTGPYPGDWDRTCKELADAGFNMLIVNMLWGGLAHYPSDVLPRSNSFEVYGDQIEQCLQAAHKHGLELHVWKANHNLTTAPPSFVKQLRDAGRTQVSVTGEASDWLNPAHPENFQLEVDSMLEVVKKYPVDGIHFDYIRYPNDRHDYSDYSRQKFEADTGIKVSNWPTDCYKGQLKSQYRDWRADQITRLVETVSREARKIRPGVKLSAAVFREYPNCREWVAQDWPLWAKRGYLDFICPMDYTASDEQFRLWIEEQQKLLAGSIPIYPGIGALSSEATLSSDRVLGQVDVTRHLNTGGFTVFSLNPQTLSSVVPDFKRSAGKVKATPPHRAQKKR, from the coding sequence ATGATCTATCAGTTGCCTTACATCCTGTCTCTAGCTCTCAGCTTCACCACCGGCACAGAAACCGTGCTGGACGACTTCAACTATACAACGTCGTCCGCGGCCAGACAGGCGTGGACCGAACTCAAGGGAACGCTCCCCCTGGCGATGCAGAAAACAGGCAGCCAGAATGTCCTGCTCCTCTCGGCCCCCTTTCAATCCAACCGCGACATTCCCCGGGCCGGGATCGACAAACAACTCAACCAGAGCCTGACCGCCCCCGGGCTGTTTACGATTGACGTTAAACCTGCTTCACCCGACAGCAATCACCAGGTCAGCCTCTATTTCAAAAGTGGCCCCGGCTGGTATTCGACTACTGCCCGTATCAAGGGATCTGACTGGCAAACACTCCGTTTTCCCAAAGGTGATTTTCGCGGTGAAGACAAGCCGCGCGGCTGGGATAAAATTGAAACCGTCCGACTGGTAGTCTGGCGGGAATCCGACAGCGAACCCGACACGCACTTTCAGTTCCGTAACCTGAAAGCCATCACCGGCGACGTGACGATTGTCGTCCCCGACCTCAGCCAGAAACAGAAAGAGAGGGACACCTTCGCAGCTGCCGACCGTATCGAAGCTTTTCTCGAGACTTCTGGAATCGGTTGTGACCGTATCAGTGAAAGCGAACTCTCGCTGAACACACTCGGCTCACGCTCCATCGCAATTCTGCCGTTTAATCCCCGAATTTCATCCCAGGCCTGCGGGGTACTGAATCAGTTTATGGAACGGGGCGGCAAGGTTTATCTGAACTTCAACATTCCGACCGCTCTGGAAAAGAATCTGGGCATCAAAAAAGGCAGTTATTTCAAACCGGACAGTCCGGGTGGACTGGCCTCGATCCATCTGCAGGACGCCGGTATCCTGGGGCTCCCTGCGGAGGTCAAACAGGCTTCCTGGAACCTGGTGACTGCCACCCCAACCGGACACAACGCCCGGATCGTGGGCGAGTGGTTCGATGATACAGGCAAACCAACGGGGAAGCCAGCCCTGATCGTCAGTGACCGGGGGGCCTACTTCAGCCATCTGATCCTGGGAGATGATCCGGTCCAGAAACAGGCCTTGCTGACCGCCCTCATGGCTCATTTCCAACCCCGGCTCTGGGATGCGATCGCCGCCGGTACGATTCGGCAGGCGGAACAGGTGGGCCCCTTTCACTCGTTTGATGAACTCCGCCGCAGCATTGTGTCCACCGTCACTCCACAACAGAGCAAAGTACTGGCGGCCCGCGATCTGGATCGTACGTCCGCGTTACTTGTACGAGCGAAACAGCTCCTGCAGAAAAAAGAAGCGTTCCAGGCCATCGCCTTTGCCCGGCGCTGTCGTGAAGAGCGGGTCAAAATCTACCTGCTGACCCGCGCCAGTCCGCCACGCGAAGCCCGTGCCTTCTGGGATCACAGTCCTACCGGCCCCTACCCCGGCGACTGGGACCGTACCTGTAAAGAGCTTGCCGACGCCGGCTTTAACATGCTCATCGTCAACATGCTCTGGGGCGGTCTGGCCCATTACCCCAGCGATGTCCTCCCCCGCAGCAATTCTTTTGAAGTTTACGGGGACCAGATCGAACAGTGCCTCCAGGCGGCTCACAAACATGGGCTCGAACTCCACGTATGGAAAGCCAATCATAACCTCACAACCGCACCGCCGTCCTTCGTCAAACAGCTCCGCGACGCGGGCCGGACCCAGGTCAGTGTGACCGGCGAAGCCAGCGACTGGCTCAATCCGGCTCATCCCGAAAACTTTCAGCTCGAAGTCGACAGCATGCTGGAAGTCGTTAAAAAGTACCCCGTGGATGGTATTCACTTCGATTACATCCGCTATCCCAATGATCGCCATGACTACAGTGACTATAGCCGTCAAAAGTTTGAGGCCGACACCGGCATCAAAGTCAGCAACTGGCCTACCGACTGTTACAAGGGACAACTCAAAAGCCAGTACCGCGACTGGCGTGCCGACCAGATCACCCGGCTCGTCGAAACCGTATCGCGCGAGGCACGCAAGATCCGCCCCGGTGTCAAACTCTCCGCCGCCGTCTTCCGCGAATATCCGAACTGCCGGGAATGGGTCGCCCAGGACTGGCCTCTCTGGGCCAAACGAGGTTATCTCGATTTCATCTGCCCCATGGATTACACCGCCAGCGACGAACAGTTCCGCCTCTGGATTGAAGAACAGCAGAAACTCCTGGCTGGCAGCATTCCCATCTACCCGGGCATCGGTGCACTCTCATCAGAGGCAACCCTCAGTAGTGACCGCGTCCTGGGACAGGTTGATGTAACCCGTCACCTCAATACAGGTGGGTTTACTGTCTTCAGCCTCAATCCGCAGACACTCTCCAGCGTCGTCCCCGATTTCAAACGAAGTGCGGGGAAAGTGAAGGCGACTCCCCCGCACCGCGCACAGAAAAAGCGTTAA
- a CDS encoding RtcB family protein — MNSRQLLKLGVPQYCLKTAMTAIQQAVANENIRGKEVKARMQQVIAAPDDFLEDEAFGALAAELVEDNSEEVVEPIDYQIWGKEGIDEGAFSQMELACHVPSAYGAALMPDAHIGYGLPIGGVLALENAVIPYAVGVDIACRMKLSVLDTAVDALDDKRHQFIDALNRGTVFGVGMAHEKKQHHAVMDQDWTVTKVTRQNKDKAWKQLGSSGSGNHFVEFGVLTISEDDAELGLSAGEYVALLSHSGSRGTGASVCSTYSSIAQSQLRKRHQHLGRLAWLDMDSEAGQEYWAAMNLMGDYAAANHAVIHKNVAALLGSKVISGVENHHNFAWKEEHGGREVYVHRKGATPAAAGEMGVIPGSMADPAFVVRGKGNPASLNSASHGAGRCMSRNKAKDKYRWKAVKNDLEKRGITVISAGADEVPGVYKNINEVMAEQQDLVEIVARFNPKVVKMCGDGSRAED, encoded by the coding sequence ATGAACTCTCGACAGTTACTGAAACTGGGTGTTCCACAGTATTGTCTGAAGACGGCCATGACGGCGATTCAGCAGGCCGTCGCGAATGAAAATATTCGCGGTAAGGAAGTCAAAGCGCGCATGCAGCAGGTCATCGCTGCGCCTGATGACTTCCTGGAAGATGAGGCATTCGGAGCCCTGGCTGCAGAACTGGTTGAAGATAACTCGGAAGAAGTTGTTGAGCCAATCGATTACCAGATCTGGGGTAAGGAGGGCATCGATGAAGGTGCGTTCTCCCAGATGGAACTGGCGTGCCATGTTCCATCGGCTTACGGTGCTGCGCTGATGCCCGATGCACACATCGGTTATGGTCTGCCTATCGGCGGCGTACTGGCACTGGAAAACGCAGTGATTCCTTACGCAGTCGGTGTGGATATTGCCTGCCGTATGAAGCTGTCGGTTCTGGATACGGCCGTTGATGCACTGGATGACAAACGTCATCAGTTCATTGATGCGCTGAATCGAGGAACCGTATTCGGCGTGGGTATGGCTCACGAGAAGAAGCAGCATCATGCCGTGATGGATCAGGACTGGACGGTGACGAAAGTGACTCGTCAGAACAAAGACAAGGCATGGAAACAGCTGGGATCTTCGGGTTCGGGCAACCACTTTGTTGAGTTCGGTGTCCTGACGATTTCGGAAGATGATGCAGAGCTGGGCCTGTCTGCAGGTGAATACGTGGCATTGTTGAGCCATAGCGGTAGCCGGGGAACCGGTGCGTCGGTATGCAGCACGTATTCGTCGATTGCCCAGTCGCAACTGCGAAAGCGTCATCAGCACCTGGGACGACTGGCATGGCTGGACATGGATTCGGAAGCCGGCCAGGAATACTGGGCAGCGATGAATCTGATGGGTGACTATGCTGCAGCCAACCATGCTGTGATCCATAAGAACGTGGCGGCTCTACTGGGAAGCAAGGTGATCTCCGGCGTGGAGAACCACCACAACTTCGCCTGGAAGGAAGAGCACGGCGGCCGGGAGGTCTACGTGCACCGTAAGGGGGCAACTCCAGCGGCAGCAGGCGAGATGGGTGTGATTCCCGGTTCAATGGCCGATCCGGCGTTCGTGGTTCGTGGAAAAGGAAATCCAGCGAGCCTGAACTCGGCATCGCATGGTGCTGGACGCTGCATGTCTCGTAACAAAGCGAAGGATAAGTACCGCTGGAAGGCGGTGAAAAACGACCTGGAGAAGCGAGGCATCACCGTGATCTCAGCGGGGGCTGACGAAGTTCCCGGTGTTTACAAAAACATCAATGAGGTTATGGCCGAGCAGCAGGACCTGGTGGAAATCGTAGCACGCTTCAACCCAAAAGTGGTGAAGATGTGCGGCGACGGAAGCCGGGCCGAAGATTGA